Proteins encoded by one window of Moorella humiferrea:
- a CDS encoding 5'-deoxyadenosine deaminase yields MSILIKNGTLVTMNPQREVFQGDIYIEGDRIAAMGNTPATADRVIDAAGHLVIPGLIQPHIHLCQSLFRGRADDMELLDWLRLRIWPLEGAHDADSLYYSALLGIGELFLSGTTTIVDMETVHHTDAAIEAIAKSGIRALTGKVMMDFGEDVPESLKETTAASLKESVELLEKWHGYDNGRIRYAFAPRFVVSCTEELLLTVRDLARRYGVKIHTHASENRGECALVEELYSRRNVLYLDDIGLTGPDLILVHCIWLSEEEKEILARTGTKVVHCPSSNLKMASGICPVPDLLSRGTVVSLAADGAPCNNNLDAFMEMRLAALIQKPLHGPTAMPAPLVFEMATLGGARALGMEKEIGSLEVGKKADLALVSLEGFHTQPQDGVDVYTQLVYQARGTDVTLTMVDGKIVMENRQLKTIAADEVRKKANEAVQRVARRAGLA; encoded by the coding sequence ATGAGTATCTTAATTAAGAACGGTACGTTAGTTACAATGAATCCCCAGAGGGAAGTTTTCCAGGGAGATATCTATATTGAAGGCGATCGCATCGCCGCCATGGGCAATACTCCGGCCACTGCCGACCGGGTTATCGACGCCGCAGGTCACCTGGTCATCCCCGGCCTCATCCAGCCCCATATCCACCTCTGCCAGTCCCTTTTCCGCGGTCGCGCCGACGACATGGAACTTCTGGACTGGTTGCGCCTGCGGATCTGGCCCCTGGAAGGCGCCCACGACGCCGATTCCCTTTATTATTCCGCCCTGCTGGGTATCGGTGAACTTTTCTTAAGCGGCACCACGACAATCGTCGATATGGAAACCGTCCATCATACCGACGCGGCCATTGAAGCTATCGCCAAAAGCGGGATTCGCGCCCTTACCGGCAAGGTAATGATGGACTTTGGCGAGGACGTCCCGGAAAGCCTTAAAGAAACAACGGCGGCTTCCCTTAAAGAAAGCGTCGAACTGCTAGAGAAATGGCACGGCTACGATAACGGCCGCATCCGGTACGCCTTTGCGCCCCGCTTTGTAGTCTCCTGCACTGAAGAGTTATTATTGACAGTCAGGGATCTCGCCCGCCGCTACGGAGTTAAAATCCACACCCACGCTTCCGAAAACAGGGGCGAGTGTGCCCTGGTAGAAGAACTTTACAGCCGGCGCAACGTCCTTTACCTGGACGATATCGGCCTCACCGGCCCCGACCTCATCCTGGTCCACTGTATCTGGCTCAGTGAAGAAGAGAAGGAGATCCTGGCCCGTACCGGGACGAAAGTGGTCCACTGTCCTTCTTCTAACTTAAAGATGGCTTCCGGTATCTGCCCGGTACCGGATCTGTTGAGCCGGGGAACGGTAGTGTCCCTGGCCGCCGACGGCGCACCCTGCAACAACAACCTGGACGCCTTTATGGAAATGCGGCTGGCGGCCTTAATCCAGAAACCCCTTCACGGGCCCACTGCCATGCCGGCACCACTGGTCTTTGAAATGGCCACTCTGGGCGGGGCCCGGGCTTTAGGTATGGAAAAGGAAATCGGCAGCCTGGAAGTAGGCAAAAAAGCCGACCTGGCCCTGGTTTCCCTTGAGGGTTTCCATACCCAGCCCCAGGATGGCGTCGACGTCTACACCCAGCTCGTCTACCAGGCCAGGGGTACGGATGTCACTCTGACCATGGTTGACGGCAAAATAGTCATGGAGAACAGGCAATTGAAAACAATTGCTGCCGACGAAGTGAGAAAAAAGGCCAACGAGGCCGTCCAACGCGTCGCCCGTAGGGCAGGACTGGCATAG